The Fervidibacillus albus genome contains a region encoding:
- the ric gene encoding iron-sulfur cluster repair di-iron protein, producing the protein MTIPFSNKTFVKDIVNELPKAADIFRKNRIDYCCGGNIPLEQAAMERAIDLEQLMQELVHLYETTENAKEDLDVWTDSDSKTIIDHIQNRYHEPLKVELAELSPYVTKVARVHGEHHPELLEVYDLFYELKKELLDHTTKEDEETFPLLLQIENNTVENKEETIARIAELEKEHDHAGNLLKQIRNVTNDFSLPEGACNTYRLVYKRLEQLEKETFQHIHLENNILFPRFID; encoded by the coding sequence ATGACTATTCCTTTTTCAAATAAAACCTTTGTAAAAGATATCGTAAATGAACTGCCAAAAGCAGCGGATATATTTAGAAAGAATCGAATCGATTATTGTTGTGGCGGTAATATTCCGTTGGAGCAGGCGGCAATGGAAAGAGCGATCGATTTGGAACAACTCATGCAGGAACTCGTCCATTTATATGAAACGACGGAAAATGCGAAAGAAGATTTGGATGTATGGACCGATTCCGATTCTAAAACAATCATTGATCATATCCAAAATCGGTATCACGAGCCGTTGAAAGTAGAATTAGCCGAGCTTAGTCCATATGTAACAAAGGTGGCCCGAGTACACGGTGAACACCATCCGGAACTATTGGAAGTGTATGATCTATTCTACGAATTAAAAAAGGAACTGTTAGATCATACGACGAAAGAAGACGAAGAAACGTTCCCGTTACTATTGCAAATTGAAAATAACACCGTTGAAAATAAGGAAGAAACAATTGCACGAATCGCCGAACTGGAAAAAGAACATGACCATGCAGGGAATTTATTGAAACAAATTAGAAACGTAACGAATGATTTTTCCCTTCCAGAAGGTGCATGCAATACGTATCGTTTAGTATACAAACGACTGGAACAATTGGAAAAAGAAACATTCCAACATATCCATTTGGAAAACAACAT